The Spirochaetaceae bacterium genome includes the window ACAGCCTTGAGTTGACCGAATTGCTGCGCGATTGCATTGTCCGACTCGACCACGAGCACCGAGAGCAGCAACGCGTCGACCGCATGCCGGTTCTGAGCCGGTTTCGCGGAACGCTCCGCTCCGTAGTATAACTCGGCGGCCGACGTGAACGACACGCCCACGGAGTCGTCGCTGAGGGCACGCCGTTCGATGACCCGCCGGTTGCCGCGCAGCAGTTCCACGCAGGTATCGGTATCCAGGACGATCACAGCTCGACCTCGCGCCCCGGCGTGCGAGCGGCATGGATATCCGCGATGATCTCGTCCGTCGAGCGTTCGTCCTCCCACCAGCCGGACATGTGCCGCCACATCCGGAGCTGGGTCTCCTTCGGCACCGGCGCGCTACGATGGCCGGCGAAATGAAGTTCCCGTTCCAGCGCACGGTCGATGAGGACCAGCAACTCGCTGTTCAGGCTCCGTCGCTCGACCTCTGCCAACGCCCGAATCCGCTCCAGCACGTGTTCGTCCAGTCCGCGTACGGTGATACTTGGCATCGTGAATGCAGAATAGTTTCATTATGACATCGAATCAAGGGCGAGCTTGCAACGGCTCTTGATCGCAGCCACCCTGTGCCACGCGTTCGAGCCGGCTCCCCGGTCCCGTCGCGGGCGGCTGGCGGACGGTCGCGGCAGTGGGTCGCTCTCGGGTATCATCCCTTCGGAGGTGGCGCGGATGAACGGTGGTTGGTCTGGTTTCGACGAGGATCTGATGGCACGCCACGTGCCGCCGGCGGGGCCGGTATCCCGCTCCGCCCATCCGGCGGCGCGCTACGACTTCGGGGTGGCGTATCCCGATCCCGATTCGTTGCCGCTGGAACAACTTGTCGAATGCCTGGCGGAAGAGTTGCAACGGGCGGGACGCACTTTGGCTCATTATCCGCACCCGCTCGGCTATCCGCCGCTGCGCGAGTGGCTGGCGGCGCGGTTGGCCGCCACCCGCGGCTTCGCGGTGGATGCCGACGACATCCTGCTCGGCTCCGGATCGAACGAGCCCAACTTCCTGGTCGCCCAGGCGCTGGTCGATCCCGGCGACGTGGTGCTGGCCGAGGAGTTCACCTACGCCGGCACGCTGGGATTCCTGCGCCGCTTCGAGGTCGACGTCCGCGCCGTGGAGTGCGACACGGACGGCATGCTGCCCGATTCGCTGGAATACCAGATCCAGACTGCGATCGACGAGGGCAGGCGGCCCAAGGCGGTATACACCATACCGACGTTCCAGAACCCGCTCGGCTTCGTCGAGTCGCGGGCGCGCCGCGCCGAGGTCACCGAGATCACCGCGCGCTACGGCGTGCCGGTGTGGGAGGACGACTGCTACGTCGACCTGAACTTCGACCACCCCGACCTGCCGCCCGCCATCCGCTCGCTCGACGACAGCGGGCGCACCATCTACGTCGCCTCGTTCTCGAAGAACATCGCTCCCGGCATGCGACTCGGCTACGTCACCGCCGCGCCGGCCCTCCTGGATCGGATCTGCGCCATCAAGGGCACCGGCGGCGTGAGCCAGTTCACTGCGATGGCCGTGCACCGCTTCGCACAGACCGGCCTGGACGCGCACATCGAACTCGCGCGCAACCGTCTTCAGGCCAAGCGCGACGCGCTGCTTGCGGCACTGGCGGCGCACCTGGGCGACCGCGCCCGCTGGACCCGCCCCCTCGGCGGACTGTTCCTGTTCGTGCAGATGCTCGACGGCTCCGACACCGTGGCCGCCGCCGAGCGTGCCGCCGCCCGCGGCGTGCGATTCGCTCCGGGCACCCACACCGCCGCGGACGGCGTCTCCGGCCGCGACCGGATGCGCCTGTGCTACGGCTGGAACCGCCCCGACGAGATGGCCCCCGCCATCGCCGAGCTGGCCGCCGCCCTGCAGCCCGAACCCGCACTCGCCAGAGGGTGATCTACGCATGCGCAGGCACGCTTTCCGGCTGAACTGGGATGTGGTGGGAGCGCCGTGGCCAGATGCATGGCGAACCGGCGCTCAGAGCGGGAGTATCCTTATCCTACTGCTGCTTCCATCGACAACGACGATGGCCCCTCTTGCCAAGTCATCGCGATGCTGTGCAAGAGCGGTGGCGACGCACGCACCGATGGTCTCCGGCAGTATGTCTCTGTCCCTGACCAGGACAACACTTGGCCCGGCGGCGCGAGTCAGGGCCAAGAGCGCTCCAAAGTCCAGGTCGTGGGTGAGCACTACGTGGTCGTTGTCGGCAGCCCAGTCCATGATGGTGCGGTCGCTGGCCCCTGGATCTCCGACCGTGGACCAGTGCTGGGCTGTCCGTCCATGCGTCTCCAGGAATCGTACCCAGTTCGGCGACAGGTTCATGTCGATCAGGATCCTCGCCCGATCAGACGGCCAGCGTCACCTCTCGTTCCTCCAGCCGCCACGCGGCGTACGCCAGGCACTGGTCGATGTCTTCCCGCTCCAGATAAGGGTAGGCGGCCAGGATCTCGTTTACCGACCTGCCGGCAGCCAAGAGCCCCACGACGGTTGCAACGGTCACCCGGAGTCCCCGGATGCAGGCTCTTCCGCCCATGACATCGGGATCGAGAGTAACCCGGGGGAAAGCTTCTTTGTTCATTTCTCCTACCGATTATAGCGTCGATCGCGTCGCGGGGTAGTGCCGCCGTAACAAATCAACCCTTACCGACCCTCAGACGGCACGCGCGGGGATTTCGTAGCCGTACCGCTCCATGGCGGGAGCGAAGAAGTCGAAGTAGTTGGGGCCGGGGTCGTTCTTCCAGCGGCCCACCGCCTCGCGCCTTACCGGAATCCGGGCCAGCTTGACGCCGAGGTAGGACTCCAGGCGGGCGAGCGTCTCGTCCTGGCGTTGGACGAAGTCCTCGAACCGCACCTCGATCCAGTGCCGGGGCCTCGGGGTGGCGTTGACCAGGTCGTACTGGTACTTCCACGACATGGCGCGGCGCAGGCGGGTGTCGCCGGTAGGCGGACAGCCGACGCCCCAGTCGGTGAGGTTGTCCGTGATGTGCCTGCCGATGACGCAGTCGCGCGGGTTGCGGATCCAGAAGATGTACCTCACGTCCGGGAACATTCGCACGATCCAGGGGTAGGTCAGGGTGGTCTCCGGGATCTTCCATCCGCTGTGTTCCTTCGGGCTGGAAATCACGCTCTGCAGGTACGACCGGATCAGCGACTCGAACTCGGGCGGAATGGACATCTTGTGGAGCCGGCTGAAGTCCCACTCCAGCCCGCCCGGCCAGCGGACGTGCCGGGCGATGAGGCGGGACGCCTCGTACATCGCCTGCGGCGGCAGCAGGTCTCCCGACTTGTTCAGCGGCGCGCCCATCCACACGCCGCTGGCGGAAAGCGTGTGCGAAATCGCCCGCGTACCGGAGTGACCCCGCCCGATGATGGTGGTCAGCATCGCCTTCCCCTTCCGCGTCTATGCCGGGTCGCGCTTGATTGCATTGCAAGCATCCATTTACGGTGCATTGTACCGACGGGGGCATGATCATGGCGAGCATCACGATTCGCAATCTCGACGACAAGGTGAAGACCCGGTTGCGGGTACGGGCGGCGCACAACGGCCGTTCCATGGAAGAGGAAGCGCGGTTGATTCTGCGCGCGGCCGTCGAACCCGCGGCCGCGCCCGCAACGGGCTTGGGCACGGCCATCCACGAACTGTTCAAGCCGTTCGGTGGGGTTGAGTTGCAGGTACCGGACCGCGAGCCGATGCGCGAGCCGCCCCGTTTCGACTGAGGCGGCGCCGGCGATGGTGGTACTCGATACGAATGTGGTGTCGGAAATGATGCTCGATTCCCCCAATCCGAGGGTACTTGCCTGGATGGACAGTTGGCCGGCTCGCATGAGAGTGGAAGCGCCCATTGGCGCGGCACTGGCCGGTGAGTTGCGGGTGTTTTGGGATGGCATATTCGAGTATTCCGACGAACATCCGCCCGATGTTCCGCCCGAAGCCTACCTGGGCAGCGAGACGGATCACAACCGTCTGACCGTCTACCTGGAGCGGCAGGCCCGAGCACTGGCAGGCACGTGTGCACTCACCGTGTCGAAGCGGATGCCGCGGCTGGGCGGGTTCGGCGAGGTGGCAACGCGGCCCGAGTTGCGCGGCGGCGGCATCGCCACCCGGCTGTGCGGGCGGGCGGTGGAGGAGTTTCGCGCCGCCGCGGGCGAGGCGCTGTTCCTCGGCACCTCGGTGCCGGCGGTGCGCAGGATCTACCACCGGCTCGGCTGGCGCAAGCTGGCCGGCGCCGACGTAATGGCCAACATCAGCAGCGGCGACTCGCCGGAGGCGTTCCTGGTCGACTACTTCCGCGAGCCGGGGGAGGCCACCGTGGCGCCCGCCACCGCGGCGGTGCGGGTACCGATGATCCCCCTGCTGCACGCGCCCCACGACTGGCAGGTGCTGGACGCCAACGCCGGCATGTACTCGACCCGCTACTGCGTCCAGTACTCCTGCATGGGGCTGTACCGGCGCTACCTGGCCGCGGTGGCCGGCGGCGCCGGCGACTGGTTTTGCGCGCGCACTGCCGACGACCGCGTCGTGGGGCTGGCGACCGTGCTCGGATCGGGCGCCGCCTGCCAGGTCGACGGCTTCACGCACCCGTACTTTGCCGCCGCATGGTCCGGCCTGCTGGCTGCCGCAATGCAGCGGGGCGCGGCGCGCGGGGCCGCCGAGTGCCGGGCGGTGGTGTGCGTGGAAGACGAGGAGAAGCGGTCGCTGTTCGAAGGGCTCGGCTTCCGCGCGGCGGGTGCTGCCGCCGACTTCGAGCTCGATGGGCGCACCGTCGGTTCGGTCAGGATGGTGGTTGCTTGAGAAGGGTCGGGTGTTCACTCCCGGCGGATATGCTGCTCGATCCAGATGCGGATTTCCTCACGCCCGATCTGGGACGCCGTCGCAGCGAGAGTCAACTGCTCGAGGGCATCGGTGTCGGCCTCGAGCCGACGGCCATTGGTAACTATGGTCGCTGTTTCCGTATAAACTGCTGCGGCGAAACCAATCTGTCTTTGTGTAACTGTTCCTTATTCTTGAGTCGTTTCGTTAGTTTTTTGAGATCATAATCACACTCTTCCCAGATTCGCTCGCGGATCGAGCGAATCTCTTCGACAATCGGATCACTCCACATCTTGTTCTCCTTCCGGGCGTTTCAACAACTCTTCAGGCGTTGCAATTACAGGTGTCTTGCGACCCAAGCTCAGGTTCAGTTCATAAAGGCGGCGAATCAAGACGCCATTCGCCAGGTGCGTGCAGTTCCAAGTGAGCAAATAGTCGACGTCGTACGTAACTGCAAAGGCAATGTACACCGCATCCAATTGTGCTCTCGGTGGTAATGACAAACCCGTTCGATATTCCGCTGCCCGTTCAGTGACCTCTTGGGTCAACTCCAGTACCGGAATACCAGCGACTAGTGCTCGTCTTCGAGCCGCGGCACTCGGATCGCCACCTGCTATTGCCTCCAGAACCGCCTCGGAGACAAACAGAGAGAAACGAGTCCGAGCGTGTTGCCACCATTCGTGAGTGATCTGCTGATGAGCGGCAACGATCAAGTCTCGGCTAGGATGTGCGGTGAGGTAGCTCGGAATCGTCGACTCAAGATACAAAGCAGGTTTCATGTGCGGCCCGGCGTTACGGCCCTGGCGACGACGCAGAAGACAGCAGAACGTGCCACGTGTCGTCGTTCGTTGCGCCCCTCAATGAGGGTACGAGGCTGTGGCAGTGAGGTCAAGGCTGGCGCTGTGTGTGTGGCCGGCCTGCGCCTGACGGTGACGGTCTACGCCCTCAATCTGTTCGGCGACGCGGTGGTGGCGACCGCGGCCTCGGGCACGGTCGGCGTCGTGGGGGCCAACTCGGCCCGGGCCGGTCGGGGCTTGACCGTGCCCTCCGGCACCACCGGCGCCCCGCGGCCATTTGACGGTATGCCGTGCGTGCGCAATGATGGCTGCGGGCTTCGGGTGGAACGGATGCGAATGACGCGTGACGACAGTACCGGGCGCCGTCGCCGGTTGCAGATAGCGCATCCGGTGCGCTCCGCTCGGCTGCTCTTCGCCCTCTGTACCCGCCCACCTGGGCCATTTCCATACAACCTCAGAAACACTAACGAGTTAGCCGGGCGCGACCGCTACCTTCTGCGCAGCCTTCGCGGTTCGCTGAGCGCGGCGCTGCCTCACCGCCGATTCGTCGTCGGCCGGTCACCGCCCCAGGCGGGAACTCCCGGCAACGGGCCGCTCGCCCGCGGTCCACCCGCCGGCACCCCAGGCACTGCTCGTGGTCGAGGGTGCCGCCCTCGCTGTTCGGTCCCTGCGAATCGCAGGCATACCGCGAGAGTCGGCGCGGGCCGGCACTGAATTCAGCACTCTCGAAGAAACGAAGGTTCGGAGGAAACCTCATGATACGACATTGTAGACCATGGGTTGCGGTACTGATCGGGTTCGTCCTGACCGCAACCGCCGCGTCGGCGGCGCCCGCCGGCGAGGAAGCGGCCGCGGCTGCGGACAAGCCGATGGTGACCGACCCGACGACCGGGATGCAGGTCACCGCCCCCGAGTACGGCGGCACGCTGACCTACCCGTACAAGCTGTTCGGGGAGACCACCGACCCGCATATCACAGGACACTACGCCGGCTATCAGATCTACGCGGTCAACGAGAAGCTTGCGAAGGGAGACTGGGGTGCTCCCCGGGACGAGGTGAGCTTTACCGGGTGGTATGTGCCGTTCTCGCGCTTCAAGGGCCACCTGGCCGAGAGCTGGGAGCAGCCGGACGACCGAACGCTGATCGTCGAGATCAAACCGGACATCCGCTGGCACGACAAGCCGCCGGTCAACGGGCGCGAGCTCACCGCCGAAGACGTCGCCTTTACCTACCGCCGCATGGCCGGCATGCTCGACTTCGAGCCCAGAGTTGCCGGCGAGGTTGAGGGTTATCCGTGGGAATCCATCGAAGCCCTTGACCGATACACGGTCGAGTTCAAGCTGACCGAGCCGCGCGCCGGCCTGGCCCGGGCGATCCTCGGCCAGTCCAACTCATGGATTCTGCCACCCGAGGTCATCGAGCAGCACGGTGACTACAGCGACTGGCGAAACGTGGTCGGCACCGGGCCGTTCACGCTCACTGACTACGTCGAGGGCGTCTCGATAACCAGGACGCG containing:
- a CDS encoding Arc family DNA-binding protein, with the protein product MPSITVRGLDEHVLERIRALAEVERRSLNSELLVLIDRALERELHFAGHRSAPVPKETQLRMWRHMSGWWEDERSTDEIIADIHAARTPGREVEL
- a CDS encoding PLP-dependent aminotransferase family protein encodes the protein MNGGWSGFDEDLMARHVPPAGPVSRSAHPAARYDFGVAYPDPDSLPLEQLVECLAEELQRAGRTLAHYPHPLGYPPLREWLAARLAATRGFAVDADDILLGSGSNEPNFLVAQALVDPGDVVLAEEFTYAGTLGFLRRFEVDVRAVECDTDGMLPDSLEYQIQTAIDEGRRPKAVYTIPTFQNPLGFVESRARRAEVTEITARYGVPVWEDDCYVDLNFDHPDLPPAIRSLDDSGRTIYVASFSKNIAPGMRLGYVTAAPALLDRICAIKGTGGVSQFTAMAVHRFAQTGLDAHIELARNRLQAKRDALLAALAAHLGDRARWTRPLGGLFLFVQMLDGSDTVAAAERAAARGVRFAPGTHTAADGVSGRDRMRLCYGWNRPDEMAPAIAELAAALQPEPALARG
- a CDS encoding DUF5615 family PIN-like protein encodes the protein MDMNLSPNWVRFLETHGRTAQHWSTVGDPGASDRTIMDWAADNDHVVLTHDLDFGALLALTRAAGPSVVLVRDRDILPETIGACVATALAQHRDDLARGAIVVVDGSSSRIRILPL
- a CDS encoding DUF433 domain-containing protein gives rise to the protein MNKEAFPRVTLDPDVMGGRACIRGLRVTVATVVGLLAAGRSVNEILAAYPYLEREDIDQCLAYAAWRLEEREVTLAV
- a CDS encoding GNAT family N-acetyltransferase, whose product is MEAPIGAALAGELRVFWDGIFEYSDEHPPDVPPEAYLGSETDHNRLTVYLERQARALAGTCALTVSKRMPRLGGFGEVATRPELRGGGIATRLCGRAVEEFRAAAGEALFLGTSVPAVRRIYHRLGWRKLAGADVMANISSGDSPEAFLVDYFREPGEATVAPATAAVRVPMIPLLHAPHDWQVLDANAGMYSTRYCVQYSCMGLYRRYLAAVAGGAGDWFCARTADDRVVGLATVLGSGAACQVDGFTHPYFAAAWSGLLAAAMQRGAARGAAECRAVVCVEDEEKRSLFEGLGFRAAGAAADFELDGRTVGSVRMVVA
- a CDS encoding sulfotransferase yields the protein MLTTIIGRGHSGTRAISHTLSASGVWMGAPLNKSGDLLPPQAMYEASRLIARHVRWPGGLEWDFSRLHKMSIPPEFESLIRSYLQSVISSPKEHSGWKIPETTLTYPWIVRMFPDVRYIFWIRNPRDCVIGRHITDNLTDWGVGCPPTGDTRLRRAMSWKYQYDLVNATPRPRHWIEVRFEDFVQRQDETLARLESYLGVKLARIPVRREAVGRWKNDPGPNYFDFFAPAMERYGYEIPARAV
- a CDS encoding PIN domain-containing protein, with amino-acid sequence MIVLDTDTCVELLRGNRRVIERRALSDDSVGVSFTSAAELYYGAERSAKPAQNRHAVDALLLSVLVVESDNAIAQQFGQLKAVLRRDSLPLPDADLFIAATTLVHGTLLVTGNARHFERIDGLRIESWT
- a CDS encoding type II toxin-antitoxin system VapC family toxin, producing the protein MKPALYLESTIPSYLTAHPSRDLIVAAHQQITHEWWQHARTRFSLFVSEAVLEAIAGGDPSAAARRRALVAGIPVLELTQEVTERAAEYRTGLSLPPRAQLDAVYIAFAVTYDVDYLLTWNCTHLANGVLIRRLYELNLSLGRKTPVIATPEELLKRPEGEQDVE